The Natrinema saccharevitans genome includes the window CGAGGGTAGCGATTGGCGGCGGCAACGATCTCTTCTGCAGTCACTGTTCACACCGAAACGGATCGAAGCATATGCGGCCGATATGGTCGACGAAACTGTTCGGATGACCGATGGGTGGACCGACGGAACTATCGTGAACGTTCGGGAAGAACTGTCCACGTTTACCCTGGGTGTGCTGACCCGATCGTTGTTCGATCTCGACCTCGAGGACGAGCGCGCGGATGTCGTCGTCCGAATGGTGGACGCCCTTGGCGAGTACGTCGACGCGGAGATGCTCGGCGTTCGATCCGTACTCCCGTCGTGGGTGCCGAGCAAACCGGAACGGAAGTTCGATCGAGCGATGGCCGACCTCGACGCTCTCGTCGAATCGCTCGTCCACGAACACCGCGAGTCAGAGGGAGAGAGCGACGATCTGCTATCGCTGCTTGCGACGGCCGAATACCCCGACGGCACGACACCCTCGCCGAACGAAGTGTCCGATCAGCTCGTTCAGTTCCTCGTCGCCGGACACGAGACGAGTGCGACCGCGCTGACCTATACCTGCTGGCTACTCGCCAACGATCCCGAGATGCAGCGTCGACTCGCCCGTGAAATCGAGACCGTCTGTGGCGACCGGAACCCGAGGATCGATGACCTGGGTTCGCTGACGCTCTCGGAAGCTGTCATCAACGAGGCGATGCGTCTGTATCCGCCGTTTCCCTTCATTCACCGCCAGCCCCACGAATCGACGACGCTCGGCGGGTATCGAATTCCGCCGGAATCTACGCTTCAGTTGCCGTTATCCTCCGTTCATCTGGACGACCGCTGGTGGCGCAACGCGGAGTCGTTCCGCCCGGAGCGGTGGCTCCCTGAGACAGAGCAGAACGGTAACTGGAAATGCGACAGGCCCGAGTACGCGTACTTCCCGTTCGGCGGCGGACCGCGCCACTGTATCGGCATGCGATTCGCCATGACTGAGTTACAACTCTCCCTTGCGGCGATGATCCGTCGAATCGAATTCGAACCCGTTACCGAGTCCCTCGGTCCCACGTGGAAGGTTTCCCTCGACCCGGGACCGGTCAAGCTTCGGATCCGTACCCGCGACCGGTAGCAATCTCGTGATTCGAACCGTTGACGATCCGGTAGAAGGCGATTGCGGCCGTGCGACGGATTAGGAGAAATAGAACGCGGTCGCAAACGAGACGAAAAACACCGCGTTGATGATCGTGATAGCGCGGTCCGTGGTCTCTCCTCCGTCCCACGACCAGAGAATATACGATCCGAACCCACCGAGAAGGGCGAAAAACGGGACGACGTAGTAGACATCGAACAGCATCGGAGTGAGAACAAACGTTGACGGGAGCGCGACGACCAGTATCTTGGTGAGTCGGTCCTTGCCGTACCGGACGACGAGATTATCGATACCAGCTTTCGCATCGTGTTCTGCGTCTTTGAGGTCTTGATACGAGATCGTGAGTATAATCACGAGCGCCAACACCGTCGCTATTTGCCACGCGTCGGCCGGCGGGGAGGTTCCGACGACCGCACTGCCGAGAATCACGGATAGGAATCCGCCGATACCGAAACAGAATAGACTGGATATCGCTCCGTTTTTCAGACGGAGTGGAGGGACCGTGTATATCATCGCTGCGAGAACCCAGGCCAAGGCACTCAGGAATCCGAGGGAGTTGACGGTGGCACCGTACGCGACGGCGAATGCCATCAACACGACTCCGACTGCGATCGCTTCGCGCTCCGAAATGAGTCCCTGCGTGGTGGCTCTGTCGGCGTTTGCCCCCTGGTCGATCTCTTTGTCAGTGATGTCGTTTATGAACCATTGACCCCAGTGGGCGAGTATCATCGCAACGGTCACGCCAGCAAGCTTACTCCCCTCTACCCCTTCGAGGCCGATCGGTTTCATCGCAACCACGATTCCGACCCCGGTCAACGCGACCCACGCGAGCGTGATCGGGAGCATCTTTGATATCCGCCGAATCGTGAGCAGTGCTGTTTCCGTTGACCAGATCAGGTAAAACCCAGCGATCACCACGAACGCACCGCTGAGTATCGCCTGATTTGATATCTGTTCCATATTGTGTGGTAATAAATTAAGGTATATATTATTAATTATTTTTGGCGTGCAGTCACCGTCCGTCTCAGCTCTTGTCTCCCACATCCTTGAGAAGTCGGCGGAAGGTCCTCCCGTCGACGAATCGGGGAACCCTCTCGCAGTACTCCTCATACTCGCTCCCGTACTGTTCCGCTAACCACGCTTCTTCGGGGCGAGGGTGAATCCACAGCCAGACGATACAGAGCGCCAACAGCGGAACGAGTAGCTTCGCCGCCGCCGTCGCTATCAGTCCCACGGCGATTCCG containing:
- a CDS encoding cytochrome P450: MKRNTEPTANVADRPPGLDGLPVIGSTLSFIRNPLDFVRSIGEYGDVVRYVAFGREFVVISDPELVETVLVSRDNEFWKGEFESRLGDIVAPDGVFYAEGSDWRRQRSLLQSLFTPKRIEAYAADMVDETVRMTDGWTDGTIVNVREELSTFTLGVLTRSLFDLDLEDERADVVVRMVDALGEYVDAEMLGVRSVLPSWVPSKPERKFDRAMADLDALVESLVHEHRESEGESDDLLSLLATAEYPDGTTPSPNEVSDQLVQFLVAGHETSATALTYTCWLLANDPEMQRRLAREIETVCGDRNPRIDDLGSLTLSEAVINEAMRLYPPFPFIHRQPHESTTLGGYRIPPESTLQLPLSSVHLDDRWWRNAESFRPERWLPETEQNGNWKCDRPEYAYFPFGGGPRHCIGMRFAMTELQLSLAAMIRRIEFEPVTESLGPTWKVSLDPGPVKLRIRTRDR
- a CDS encoding UbiA family prenyltransferase gives rise to the protein MEQISNQAILSGAFVVIAGFYLIWSTETALLTIRRISKMLPITLAWVALTGVGIVVAMKPIGLEGVEGSKLAGVTVAMILAHWGQWFINDITDKEIDQGANADRATTQGLISEREAIAVGVVLMAFAVAYGATVNSLGFLSALAWVLAAMIYTVPPLRLKNGAISSLFCFGIGGFLSVILGSAVVGTSPPADAWQIATVLALVIILTISYQDLKDAEHDAKAGIDNLVVRYGKDRLTKILVVALPSTFVLTPMLFDVYYVVPFFALLGGFGSYILWSWDGGETTDRAITIINAVFFVSFATAFYFS